Proteins encoded by one window of Rhodospirillaceae bacterium:
- a CDS encoding enolase, producing the protein MKITGIEXLHCDAGWRNFSFLKIMTDEGVVGYSEYNXGXGSKGLTGVIRPLAESLIGTDPRAVGRISASLYGQTRQAPGGLISQAIAAIENALVDIKAKALGIPVYEMLGGAVRDEIELYWSHCGTYRLHHHEILGVKQLNSLEGCREMGREVADAGFRALKTNMFLFEEEGAQRVRGPEVYMAGFAAGGPSNTLRHTGSYDLALNPSDRVKKAVRNQIMALQEGAGPDVKVHLDINFNFKTEGFLGMVHELDDLGLQWFEIDTYNPTALRDIRRSCKTPIASCESLYGRRQYRPFFEQHSVDVAIIDVPWNGILESVKIAAMAEPYEINVAPHNFYGHLSTLMSAHFCAVLPHLRIMEIDPDDVPWKDDLVTVPPVIENGVLKLPTGPGWGADPNEDVIRAHPPKEGSRG; encoded by the coding sequence ATGAAGATAACGGGNATTGAAGANCTACACTGTGATGCNGGATGGCGAAATTTTTCCTTCCTGAAAATTATGACAGATGAAGGTGTNGTAGGNTATTCGGAGTACAATGANGGCTANGGATCTAAAGGCCTGACCGGTGTGATCAGACCGCTTGCTGAAAGTTTGATTGGAACGGACCCTCGAGCAGTAGGGAGAATTAGTGCGAGCCTTTATGGNCAGACCCGGCAGGCGCCTGGCGGGCTGATCTCCCAAGCCATTGCGGCGATAGAAAATGCGTTGGTAGATATCAAGGCAAAGGCGCTCGGTATCCCGGTTTATGAGATGTTGGGAGGGGCTGTTAGGGATGAGATCGAGTTATATTGGTCGCATTGTGGCACTTACCGACTACACCACCATGAAATTTTGGGCGTCAAACAGCTTAACTCCCTAGAGGGTTGCCGGGAGATGGGGAGAGAGGTTGCCGACGCAGGGTTTCGCGCCCTGAAGACCAACATGTTCTTGTTTGAAGAGGAGGGTGCTCAGCGCGTTCGCGGACCAGAGGTGTATATGGCAGGATTTGCAGCTGGCGGACCCTCGAATACTCTTCGGCATACCGGGTCATATGATCTCGCGTTAAATCCAAGCGATAGGGTAAAAAAAGCGGTGAGAAATCAGATCATGGCTTTGCAAGAGGGAGCAGGCCCGGACGTTAAGGTCCATTTGGACATTAATTTCAACTTTAAGACCGAAGGTTTTCTTGGGATGGTCCACGAGCTTGATGATCTTGGTCTTCAATGGTTTGAGATTGATACCTATAATCCCACAGCTCTTAGGGATATTCGAAGATCGTGCAAGACACCAATAGCGTCCTGTGAATCTTTGTACGGACGTCGCCAGTACAGGCCGTTCTTTGAACAACATTCGGTAGATGTTGCTATCATTGATGTGCCATGGAATGGCATTCTCGAGTCTGTAAAAATTGCGGCTATGGCTGAACCCTATGAGATTAATGTTGCGCCACACAATTTTTATGGACACTTATCGACACTGATGAGCGCCCATTTTTGTGCAGTTCTTCCGCACTTGCGAATAATGGAGATAGACCCGGACGACGTGCCTTGGAAGGATGACCTGGTTACAGTCCCTCCTGTGATTGAGAATGGCGTTTTGAAATTGCCAACCGGGCCCGGGTGGGGTGCGGATCCTAATGAAGATGTTATTCGGGCCCATCCGCCTAAAGAGGGGTCGCGTGGATAA
- the mviN gene encoding murein biosynthesis integral membrane protein MurJ has protein sequence MVAAWTSPTKTFRSALQNLRIRMLIKSAAVVGMFTLASRCLGFIRDILIAFYLGAGAAGDAFFIAFKLPNLFRRLFAEGAFNLAFVPLFSAKLTSEGKRGAFQFAEEALSILLVVLVIFVGLSQLAMPWLVMLIAPGFADDPERFDLTVYLSRLTFPYLLFISLVSLLSGLLNSFQRFASAAFAPVLLNLCLIGSLLAMGGSGAGSAIALAWGVALAGVIQLLWIALNCWRLRLLPSLRYPKLTASVRQLLKLMLPAVAGAGVVQLNLVVDMVIASLLPGGSVSHLYYADRVAQLPLGVIGVAMGTALLPTISRQVAEGDEGSALATQNQAVELSLTFAIPAALALLVISEPIISVLFERGAFTVADSFVTAAVLSAYALGLPAFILIKVLAPGYFARKDTKTPVQIAIIALLVNVFLNLILMQFLGVVGIALASTISSWVNVILLVWGLKRRRLFRPSPSMLWRIGKLLAAGVVMAAYLWIVQRYGLFGSSLGLWAQVLTVLVLVITGAGVYFMVSVASGGLSLQYLRTISRGGKLDAP, from the coding sequence ATGGTTGCTGCGTGGACTTCGCCTACGAAGACTTTTAGAAGTGCCTTACAAAATCTGAGGATACGGATGCTAATAAAATCTGCGGCAGTGGTAGGAATGTTTACCCTCGCCTCTCGCTGTCTTGGTTTTATTCGCGATATTCTGATCGCATTCTATCTGGGGGCGGGCGCAGCTGGAGATGCGTTCTTTATTGCGTTCAAGCTGCCCAATCTTTTTAGGAGGTTGTTTGCTGAGGGTGCGTTTAACCTCGCGTTTGTGCCACTTTTTTCCGCAAAACTCACTTCTGAAGGGAAAAGAGGAGCGTTTCAATTTGCTGAGGAGGCGCTTTCTATTCTGCTAGTAGTGCTCGTGATTTTTGTTGGGTTGTCCCAGTTGGCCATGCCGTGGCTAGTAATGCTGATTGCTCCTGGTTTTGCCGATGACCCCGAGCGATTTGATTTAACTGTGTATCTTTCTCGGCTTACATTTCCTTATCTTTTGTTCATTTCCTTGGTATCCCTCCTTTCTGGCTTACTAAATAGTTTTCAGCGCTTTGCAAGTGCAGCCTTCGCCCCGGTCTTATTGAATCTTTGTTTGATCGGCTCCCTACTAGCAATGGGCGGGTCAGGTGCAGGTTCTGCTATCGCTTTGGCGTGGGGAGTGGCGTTGGCAGGGGTGATCCAACTCCTGTGGATCGCTCTGAATTGCTGGCGCCTGCGGCTGTTGCCGAGTTTACGCTACCCAAAATTGACAGCCTCTGTGAGACAACTACTTAAATTAATGCTGCCAGCTGTCGCAGGGGCAGGCGTGGTGCAGTTAAATCTTGTTGTTGATATGGTAATAGCTTCCTTACTTCCTGGAGGGTCCGTTTCTCATTTGTATTATGCTGATCGAGTCGCCCAGTTACCCCTGGGTGTTATCGGCGTGGCTATGGGAACGGCTCTATTACCAACTATCTCCCGTCAAGTTGCCGAAGGCGATGAAGGCTCGGCCCTAGCAACGCAAAATCAAGCTGTTGAACTTTCTCTTACCTTTGCTATTCCAGCCGCTCTGGCTCTGCTAGTGATTTCGGAGCCTATTATTTCGGTTTTATTCGAAAGAGGCGCCTTTACTGTAGCTGATAGTTTTGTAACTGCGGCTGTTCTTTCTGCATATGCCCTAGGCTTGCCAGCCTTCATACTTATTAAAGTTTTAGCGCCTGGTTATTTTGCTCGGAAAGATACAAAAACCCCTGTTCAAATAGCTATTATCGCACTGTTGGTTAATGTCTTCCTTAATCTCATTCTCATGCAGTTCCTAGGGGTAGTAGGCATCGCTTTAGCCAGCACAATTTCATCTTGGGTAAATGTTATATTGCTTGTCTGGGGTCTCAAGCGAAGAAGGTTGTTTCGGCCCAGCCCGAGTATGTTGTGGCGAATTGGGAAACTTTTGGCAGCGGGCGTTGTGATGGCCGCGTATCTTTGGATTGTTCAGCGATATGGGTTGTTTGGTTCTTCCCTTGGCCTATGGGCGCAAGTGTTGACGGTATTGGTTCTAGTTATAACGGGTGCGGGAGTGTATTTTATGGTCTCCGTTGCATCAGGGGGGCTGTCTTTGCAGTACTTGAGAACTATTAGCAGGGGTGGCAAGCTCGACGCACCTTGA
- a CDS encoding amidohydrolase translates to MHDIVIRTGTVVDGTGNPRYVADLGVDNGLISAVGNEISAGRREIDADGLMVLPGWVDIHTHYDGQATWDPYMTPSSWHGVTTTVFGNCGVGFAPVRPGSQNYLINLMEGVEDIPGTVLADGIDFNWESFPEYLDVLGSTKRVMNVGAQVPHGALRFYVMGDRGADHDEVPTEDEIAEMARLLEESLRAGALGFSTSRTVKHKAADGSPTPSLSAEDIELAGLAQAMRRAGTGVFECNSDLGPGEFLALRKFAELSGRPLSVLLLQVDAQPELWRQTLKQIQEANADGLSVNGQVGCRPIGILMGLETSIHPFSSHPSWRALASLSPKERVIKIKEDASLRRSLVEVRPNDGHTKWMAEALDKSFELSDPPDYEPHPSQTITRRAERMGQDRWDLALEILLQEDGKGFLLFPFENYSGGSLEVVREMLVDENTICGLGDAGAHVATICDASYPTFLLTHWARDRKRGKGVSLEALVAKQTGKTAASYGLLDRGILAPGFRADINLVDFASLSVTRPELAYDLPSGGKRFIQRAVGYERTFVSGIEVMCAGEHTGEFPGRLVRGEQRRPKL, encoded by the coding sequence ATGCATGATATTGTAATACGGACCGGCACGGTAGTGGATGGGACAGGAAACCCCAGGTACGTGGCGGATCTGGGTGTCGACAACGGGCTAATTAGTGCAGTCGGGAATGAAATATCTGCTGGTAGACGGGAAATTGATGCCGATGGTCTCATGGTCCTGCCTGGTTGGGTAGATATTCATACGCATTATGACGGGCAAGCGACTTGGGATCCCTATATGACCCCCTCTTCCTGGCACGGGGTCACAACGACAGTATTCGGTAACTGTGGCGTGGGTTTTGCCCCGGTCAGGCCAGGTTCGCAGAATTACCTAATCAACCTAATGGAAGGTGTAGAAGATATCCCTGGCACCGTCTTGGCAGATGGGATCGACTTCAACTGGGAGAGTTTCCCCGAGTACTTGGATGTGCTGGGGTCGACAAAAAGGGTCATGAACGTGGGGGCGCAGGTGCCGCATGGTGCGTTGCGCTTTTATGTGATGGGAGATAGGGGGGCGGATCATGATGAAGTTCCAACGGAAGATGAAATAGCGGAAATGGCTCGCTTGCTCGAAGAGAGCCTGAGGGCAGGGGCCCTAGGTTTTTCCACATCCCGTACCGTAAAGCACAAGGCTGCGGATGGAAGTCCCACTCCCAGCTTGAGTGCTGAGGATATAGAGCTTGCTGGTCTGGCCCAAGCCATGCGGCGCGCGGGGACAGGTGTATTTGAGTGTAATTCGGATTTAGGTCCGGGAGAATTTCTGGCACTACGGAAATTTGCCGAACTATCGGGGCGCCCACTCTCTGTCTTGTTGCTCCAGGTGGACGCTCAACCAGAGCTCTGGCGTCAAACACTGAAGCAAATTCAGGAAGCTAATGCTGATGGTCTGAGTGTGAATGGCCAGGTTGGGTGTAGGCCCATAGGAATTTTGATGGGCTTGGAGACGAGCATACATCCATTTTCTAGTCACCCAAGCTGGCGGGCCTTAGCGTCTCTATCACCGAAGGAACGGGTAATTAAAATAAAGGAAGATGCCAGCTTGCGCCGTTCCTTGGTGGAGGTTCGTCCAAACGATGGGCACACTAAGTGGATGGCCGAGGCGTTAGATAAATCGTTTGAACTATCAGACCCCCCTGATTACGAACCACACCCCTCGCAGACCATAACACGTCGGGCAGAACGCATGGGCCAGGATAGGTGGGATCTCGCATTAGAAATTCTTTTGCAGGAAGATGGGAAAGGTTTTTTACTCTTTCCCTTTGAGAATTATTCGGGTGGCAGCCTAGAGGTGGTCCGGGAAATGCTGGTGGATGAAAATACGATATGTGGGTTAGGGGATGCGGGTGCTCACGTGGCTACAATATGTGATGCGAGCTATCCCACTTTTCTGCTTACCCACTGGGCACGAGATCGAAAGCGTGGAAAAGGCGTGAGTTTAGAAGCCCTGGTGGCAAAACAAACGGGAAAGACGGCCGCATCTTATGGATTATTGGATAGGGGGATCTTGGCTCCCGGATTTAGGGCCGACATCAATCTTGTTGATTTTGCATCTTTAAGCGTGACTAGGCCGGAGCTGGCTTATGACCTGCCTTCTGGTGGCAAAAGGTTTATTCAACGGGCCGTTGGTTACGAACGGACGTTTGTTAGTGGAATAGAGGTGATGTGTGCTGGCGAGCATACTGGAGAATTTCCCGGGCGGCTCGTGCGAGGTGAACAACGACGGCCTAAGCTTTAG
- a CDS encoding [protein-PII] uridylyltransferase, which produces MSRLPFNQREVIDRRHLTSELSAQLKGLSGSTEYRAVLLRQLRESLDAGRXVVRKIFVDKSDGTVAALANSFLMDQIIRVAFERVDGDIFPAINPTIADRLSLVAVGGYGREEMAPCSDVDLCFVHPWKLTPRGEQVVEYLLYLLWDLGLTVGHATRSLDESVARASKDVTICTSLLEARHVCGDQPLFTEFMRRFRKEVLTKGGDEFLAAKMSERTDRHTQMGKSRYVLEPNIKDGKGGLRDLHTLLWIARYLYPIHEIEDLVSQGVLKQDEKKLFDKSNKFLWTVRFHLHYLASRKEDRLTFDQQAPVADLMQFGSRRNATGAERFMKYYYRVAKDVGNLTRTFCSALEAEHRNSTRKTGFKSFRKYSGVSGFRISNGRLDVANDCEFERSPIKILELFREAQKNGLDVHPNALRLLGRSLKRVDAKLRADDRANKIFFEILTSTSEPAIALRRMNESGVLGKFILDFGRVVAQMQHDMYHVYTVDEHTIFAIGILWSLEKGELSEQLPLVTDIAGDLLSRNVLYLALFLHDIGKGRGGNHSTIGAKIASKLGPRFGLNHEDTETVSWLVANHLLLSSTAFKRDIGDPRTVSDFVREVQSLERLRLLLVLTVADIRAVGPKVWNGWKAQLIEGLYSEAAAELSAGRTRLDRSERVAAAQETLCGNLSDWNPNEVAEYLKRGYPSYWLSFDTEIHTRHAKFIKEADGHGKQFALDSLVDPLRSATEVTIYCPDHHGLFSGIAGAMAASGATIAXARVFSTTDGMALDVFWIXXVDGRPYEQVSKLSHTIEETLRNDFKPQAXXESKXXLRDRTRVFSVAPRVLVDXNASSTYTVIEVXARDRGGXLYXVTRTLRXLRLSIGSARITTYGVRAVDIXYVKDMXGMKVVGDEHIKKIRDTLLEVXXPEKVGGXKQGRAEXGSLAAC; this is translated from the coding sequence ATGAGTAGACTGCCATTTAACCAAAGGGAGGTCATCGATAGGCGGCACCTAACATCGGAGCTTTCCGCCCAACTAAAAGGTTTGTCTGGATCGACAGAGTATCGAGCAGTTCTGCTGCGGCAACTAAGAGAAAGTTTGGATGCTGGCCGGANTGTTGTTAGAAAGATTTTCGTGGATAAATCTGATGGGACTGTGGCGGCGTTAGCTAATAGCTTTTTGATGGACCAAATTATTCGCGTCGCCTTTGAACGTGTTGACGGGGACATCTTTCCAGCAATAAACCCAACGATAGCTGACCGCCTATCACTCGTCGCCGTTGGCGGGTATGGGCGAGAAGAGATGGCTCCATGTTCTGACGTCGATCTATGTTTTGTGCATCCCTGGAAGTTGACGCCGAGGGGTGAGCAAGTAGTCGAGTACCTATTATATTTACTTTGGGACTTAGGTCTAACAGTAGGTCACGCGACCAGATCCTTGGATGAGAGTGTGGCGAGGGCTAGCAAAGATGTGACAATTTGCACCAGTCTCCTTGAAGCACGGCATGTATGCGGAGATCAGCCTCTGTTTACAGAATTTATGCGGCGATTCAGGAAAGAGGTGTTGACGAAAGGCGGGGATGAGTTTCTAGCTGCCAAGATGTCTGAACGGACTGATCGACACACTCAGATGGGCAAATCTCGCTACGTGCTGGAGCCTAATATAAAAGATGGTAAGGGTGGTTTGCGCGATCTTCATACTCTGCTTTGGATTGCAAGATACTTGTACCCAATACATGAAATAGAGGATCTAGTTTCTCAGGGTGTCCTTAAGCAGGATGAAAAAAAACTTTTTGATAAATCAAATAAATTTCTATGGACTGTTCGCTTCCATCTGCACTATCTNGCTTCNCGAAAGGAGGATAGGCTCACTTTCGACCAGCAGGCGCCTGTTGCNGACCTGATGCAGTTTGGGTCCCGTCGCAATGCGACTGGCGCGGAACGTTTTATGAAGTACTATTATAGGGTTGCCAAAGATGTGGGGAATCTAACCCGAACGTTCTGTTCGGCGCTAGAGGCTGAACACAGGAACTCAACTCGGAAAACAGGCTTCAAAAGCTTTCGGAAGTATAGTGGCGTCTCAGGGTTTAGGATATCCAACGGGCGGTTGGATGTGGCTAATGATTGTGAATTTGAGCGAAGCCCAATTAAGATATTGGAACTTTTCCGGGAAGCCCAAAAGAATGGGCTGGATGTCCATCCAAACGCACTGCGTCTTCTGGGACGCAGCTTAAAGAGGGTGGATGCCAAGTTGCGTGCTGATGACCGGGCCAACAAGATTTTTTTTGAAATCCTTACATCGACGTCGGAGCCCGCCATTGCCCTCCGACGGATGAACGAGAGCGGGGTTTTGGGAAAATTCATACTGGATTTTGGTAGGGTGGTGGCCCAAATGCAGCACGATATGTACCATGTGTACACGGTTGACGAACATACGATATTTGCCATTGGGATCTTGTGGAGTCTGGAGAAGGGTGAACTGTCCGAGCAGCTGCCGCTTGTAACAGACATCGCCGGCGATTTGTTGTCGAGAAATGTTTTGTATCTAGCGCTCTTCCTTCACGATATAGGAAAGGGCAGGGGCGGTAATCACTCCACAATTGGCGCCAAAATTGCCTCAAAGCTGGGGCCGAGATTTGGACTAAATCATGAAGATACGGAGACCGTTTCCTGGTTGGTAGCGAATCATTTGCTGCTTTCCAGCACGGCATTCAAGCGGGATATTGGAGATCCACGTACGGTGAGTGACTTTGTGAGAGAAGTACAATCTCTTGAAAGGCTCCGGCTCTTACTAGTGCTGACGGTGGCTGACATCCGAGCTGTCGGACCTAAGGTATGGAATGGATGGAAGGCGCAACTGATAGAAGGCCTATATAGTGAAGCAGCTGCGGAGCTTAGCGCAGGCAGAACTCGACTTGATCGTAGCGAACGGGTTGCCGCGGCACAGGAAACTTTGTGCGGAAACCTTAGCGATTGGAATCCAAATGAAGTAGCTGAGTATCTTAAGCGGGGATATCCGAGTTACTGGCTGTCGTTTGATACAGAAATCCACACACGGCACGCTAAGTTTATAAAAGAGGCGGATGGCCATGGTAAGCAGTTTGCACTCGATTCATTGGTAGACCCGTTAAGGTCTGCCACGGAGGTGACAATATATTGTCCNGACCACCATGGATTATTTTCTGGTATTGCTGGNGCGATGGCAGCTAGCGGCGCTACTATAGCGGANGCGAGGGTTTTTTCGACCACAGATGGAATGGCCCTGGATGTATTTTGGATTCANGNNGTNGATGGCCGGCCGTATGAACAGGTGTCAAAGCTTTCTCATACGATAGAGGAGACGCTTCGCAACGATTTCAAGCCGCAAGCCNTGATNGAGAGTAAANGCGNNTTGCGTGACAGGACNAGGGTATTTTCTGTGGCGCCTAGGGTTTTGGTGGACAANAATGCNAGCTCTACTTACACNGTTATTGAGGTGAANGCNCGAGATCGAGGGGGNNTATTATATGANGTTACACGAACCCTCAGGNAGCTGCGGCTTTCTATTGGATCGGCGCGNATAACAACGTACGGTGTTAGGGCTGTGGATATATTNTATGTTAAGGATATGTTNGGAATGAAGGTNGTTGGAGACGAGCATATAAAGAAAATCAGAGATACTTTGCTGGAAGTATTNNTTCCTGAGAAGGTTGGNGGAGANAAACAGGGGCGTGCGGAANAGGGTTCGCTTGCAGCGTGTTGA